A window from Chroicocephalus ridibundus chromosome 11, bChrRid1.1, whole genome shotgun sequence encodes these proteins:
- the ADRA1B gene encoding alpha-1B adrenergic receptor: protein MIFKMNTYLGDKSNSSIPGYLKVSALNNGNLSANNSNETASNLDSPALDISRAIIVGLILGAFILFAIIGNILVILSVACNRHLRIPTNYFIINLAIADLLLSFTVLPFSATLEILGYWVLGRIFCDIWAAVDVLCCTASILSLCAISIDRYIGVRYSLQYPTLVTRRRAILALLGVWVLSMVISIGPLLGWKEPAPKDDKECRITEEPFYALFSSLGSFYIPLIVILVMYCRVYIVAKRTTKNLEAGVMKEMSNSKELTLRIHYRNIHEDTLNSTKSKGHNPRNSLAFKLFKFSREKKAAKTLGIVVGMFILCWLPFFIVLPLGSLFSALKPPETIFKVIFWLGYFNSCLNPIIYPCSSKEFKRAFIQILKCQCHRRKQLGWWAYSYRNWNRCSFEHPRKDSLEDSGSFLSGSQRTLSSASPSPGYLSKITHPHMEMCTFQEWKNSNSFLSPLQEGSRQKDPYQFFTFNLLTERNGHIPAGSQASSSEDHETICDTLNGKTDCRVNMILE, encoded by the exons ATGATTTTTAAGATGAATACCTACCTTGGCGATAAATCCAATTCATCAATACCTGGATATTTGAAAGTGTCTGCACTAAATAATGGCAATCTTTCTGCAAACAACTCCAATGAGACAGCAAGCAATCTGGATTCACCTGCCTTGGATATCAGTAGGGCAATAATTGTGGGGCTTATCCTAGGTGCCTTTATACTCTTTGCTATTATAGGTAATATCTTGGTAATTCTCTCTGTTGCTTGCAATAGACATTTAAGAATCCCTACAAACTATTTCATAATTAACCTTGCAATAGCAGATTTGTTGCTGAGTTTTACTGTCCTTCCATTCTCTGCTACACTGGAAATCCTTGGCTACTGGGTTTTGGGGAGGATATTTTGCGATATCTGGGCAGCAGTTGATGTGCTATGCTGTACAGCTTCTATTTTAAGTCTATGTGCAATTTCTATAGATAGATATATAGGGGTACGTTATTCTCTCCAGTATCCAACTTTGGTAACAAGAAGAAGGGCAATTTTAGCTCTCCTAGGTGTCTGGGTCCTTTCCATGGTGATTTCTATTGGCCCTCTTTTGGGCTGGAAAGAACCAGCACCCAAGGACGACAAAGAGTGCCGTATCACTGAAGAACCATTctatgctttgttttcttccttggggtCATTTTACATTCCTTTAATCGTCATCCTTGTCATGTACTGTCGGGTCTACATAGTGGCAAAAAGGACTACTAAAAACCTGGAAGCTGGGGTTATGAAAGAAATGTCCAACTCCAAGGAGCTGACTTTACGGATTCATTACAGGAACATTCATGAGGACACATTAAACAGTACCAAATCCAAGGGTCACAATCCCAGGAACTCCTTAGCTTTCAAACTTTTTAAATTCTCTAGAGAAAAGAAGGCGGCCAAGACGTTGGGAATTGTGGTTGGCATGTTTATCTTGTGCTGGCTACCTTTCTTCATTGTCCTGCCATTAG GATCTCTGTTTTCAGCTCTGAAGCCCCCTGAAACGATCTTCAAGGTGATTTTTTGGCTTGGCTACTTTAACAGCTGCTTGAATCCGATCATCTACCCTTGCTCAAGCAAAGAGTTCAAGAGGGCTTTTATACAGATCCTAAAATGTCAGTGCCACCGTCGAAAGCAGTTGGGCTGGTGGGCCTACAGCTACAGAAACTGGAATCGGTGCTCTTTTGAACATCCTAGGAAGGACTCTCTGGAAGACAGCGGGAGTTTCCTAAGTGGCAGTCAGAGGACATTATcttcagcatctcccagccctgGCTACCTGAGCAAAATCACTCACCCGCATATGGAGATGTGCACGTTCCAAGAATGGAAAAACTCCAACTCTTTCCTGAGCCCCTTACAGGAAGGCAGCAGACAAAAGGACCCATACCAGTTCTTTACCTTCAATCTCTTAACAGAGCGCAATGGACACATTCCTGCTGGCAGCCAAGCTTCCAGCAGTGAGGACCATGAGACCATCTGTGACACACTGAATGGCAAAACTGACTGTAGAGTAAACATGATTCTGGAATGA